A stretch of Paludisphaera borealis DNA encodes these proteins:
- a CDS encoding AAA family ATPase gives MELAGLIAALSDPAAYPHPVGAVEVRQTHISVVFLAGPFAYKVKKPLDLGFLDYSTLARRRHFCEREVALNRRLAPAVYLGAVPVVRDGSSVRMDGQGEAIEWAVKMTRLPEEATMQERLRREEVGLEQVEALAARVAAFHAHAEAGPHISAAGRYEVVARNARENFEQSEAHVGTTLSRAVFERLRSLTEEALAHLRPTIEGRAARGVPRDSHGDLRLGHIYLFPERIPPDDLVIVDCIEFGERFRHADPVADMAFLVMDFARHGRRDLGSAFAEAYFRAAGDGEGRTLLPFYTAYRAAVRGKVVGLMHAEGEVPAADRAEALDKARACWLLALGVLEVPRRRPGLVLVGGLPGTGKSTLGRSLAVWSGLAVIRSDVVRKELAGLDDEEPAPSEYRKGIYSREWDERTYAECLRRAETLLFEGSRVLVDASFGREADRRRFLDLATRCGVPKVFLLCRAEPAVVRARLKDRRRDASDADQSIYMQAATIWEDPGPGTRRATWEVDADGDRARATSRAVEVLRELGLEG, from the coding sequence ATGGAACTTGCAGGCCTTATCGCGGCCCTCTCCGACCCGGCCGCCTATCCTCATCCGGTCGGCGCGGTGGAGGTCCGACAAACCCACATCTCGGTCGTCTTCCTCGCGGGACCCTTTGCTTACAAGGTGAAGAAGCCGCTCGATCTCGGCTTCCTCGACTACAGCACCCTGGCCCGCCGCCGCCACTTCTGCGAGCGGGAAGTCGCCCTGAACCGCCGCCTCGCGCCCGCGGTCTACCTCGGGGCCGTCCCCGTGGTCCGGGACGGCTCGTCCGTGAGGATGGACGGCCAAGGCGAGGCGATCGAGTGGGCGGTGAAGATGACGCGTCTGCCCGAGGAGGCCACGATGCAGGAGCGCCTTCGCCGCGAGGAGGTCGGCCTCGAACAAGTGGAGGCCCTGGCGGCCCGGGTCGCCGCCTTCCACGCCCACGCCGAAGCCGGCCCGCACATCTCGGCCGCCGGCCGGTATGAAGTGGTCGCCCGGAACGCGAGGGAGAATTTCGAGCAGTCGGAGGCGCACGTGGGCACGACGCTCAGCCGGGCTGTATTCGAGAGGCTGCGGTCGTTGACCGAGGAGGCCCTGGCCCATCTCCGGCCCACCATCGAGGGACGAGCCGCTCGGGGCGTGCCGCGCGACAGCCACGGCGACCTGCGGCTCGGCCACATCTATCTCTTCCCCGAACGAATCCCCCCGGACGACCTAGTCATCGTGGACTGCATCGAGTTCGGCGAGCGGTTTCGTCACGCCGATCCGGTGGCCGACATGGCCTTTCTCGTCATGGATTTCGCCCGCCACGGCCGGAGGGACTTGGGGAGTGCCTTCGCCGAGGCCTACTTCCGGGCTGCGGGCGACGGGGAGGGGCGGACGCTGCTCCCCTTCTACACCGCCTACCGCGCCGCCGTGCGGGGCAAGGTCGTGGGACTGATGCACGCGGAAGGCGAGGTTCCGGCGGCCGATCGGGCGGAAGCGCTCGACAAGGCCAGAGCCTGCTGGCTCTTGGCCCTCGGTGTGCTGGAGGTTCCGCGCCGGAGGCCCGGGCTCGTCCTGGTGGGAGGACTCCCCGGCACGGGAAAGTCTACGCTGGGCCGCTCCCTGGCCGTGTGGTCGGGCCTCGCCGTGATCCGCTCGGACGTGGTACGAAAGGAGCTCGCCGGCCTCGACGATGAAGAACCCGCGCCGTCTGAGTACCGGAAGGGGATCTACAGCCGCGAGTGGGACGAGCGGACCTACGCCGAGTGCTTGCGGCGAGCCGAGACGCTGCTTTTCGAGGGAAGTCGGGTCCTAGTAGATGCGAGCTTTGGCAGGGAGGCGGATCGTCGCCGGTTCCTCGACCTGGCGACGCGCTGCGGCGTGCCGAAGGTCTTCCTCCTCTGCCGGGCTGAGCCGGCCGTCGTCCGCGCTCGGCTCAAAGACCGCCGGCGTGACGCCTCCGACGCCGATCAGTCCATCTACATGCAGGCCGCCACGATCTGGGAGGATCCGGGCCCTGGCACAAGGCGCGCGACATGGGAGGTCGACGCCGATGGGGACCGAGCACGAGCGACGTCTCGGGCGGTCGAAGTTCTCAGAGAACTCGGACTCGAGGGCTGA
- a CDS encoding hydrogenase maturation protease: MIIGYGNLLRGEDGVGPRVAEVVSGWRLPAVSMLIVHQLAPEQAEPLAAANLAIFVDAGVARSCGTTRERPLEPAGVGTAIGHTGDPPSLLTLARIAFGRHPRAWSITIPAMNFAMSEGLSPTAECGMDEASSTSRFW; encoded by the coding sequence GTGATCATCGGCTACGGCAATCTCCTGCGGGGCGAGGACGGCGTGGGCCCGCGGGTGGCCGAGGTCGTGTCGGGATGGAGGTTGCCGGCCGTGAGCATGCTGATCGTGCATCAATTGGCCCCCGAGCAGGCCGAGCCACTGGCGGCCGCCAACCTGGCCATCTTCGTCGATGCGGGCGTGGCTCGCTCTTGTGGAACGACCCGGGAGCGACCGTTGGAGCCAGCCGGTGTCGGGACCGCGATCGGCCACACCGGCGATCCACCGTCTTTGTTGACCTTGGCTCGAATCGCCTTCGGACGTCACCCTCGCGCCTGGTCGATCACGATACCGGCCATGAACTTCGCCATGAGCGAGGGGCTTTCGCCCACTGCCGAGTGCGGCATGGACGAGGCATCCAGCACATCGCGCTTCTGGTGA
- a CDS encoding 4Fe-4S binding protein gives MMLTARNQACAVCGANGHCELQDQAAAQGVDHVRFDYFNPVCEVDLSHERFGIDHNRCILCTRWVRACAEIEGAHAWHLSGRDTLARIVIDSDRPWGESSTCTSCGKCVMACPTGALFHQGDTVGELAPAAATASLAW, from the coding sequence ATGATGCTGACCGCACGGAACCAAGCCTGCGCGGTCTGTGGCGCCAACGGCCATTGCGAGCTTCAGGACCAGGCCGCGGCGCAGGGCGTCGACCACGTTCGCTTTGATTACTTCAATCCGGTCTGCGAGGTGGACCTCAGCCACGAGCGTTTCGGCATCGACCACAACCGCTGCATCCTCTGCACGCGCTGGGTGCGGGCATGCGCCGAGATCGAGGGGGCGCATGCCTGGCATCTCTCGGGCCGAGACACACTCGCCCGAATCGTCATCGACTCGGACCGGCCCTGGGGCGAGTCATCCACTTGCACCTCGTGCGGCAAGTGCGTCATGGCCTGCCCGACGGGCGCGTTGTTCCATCAAGGGGACACGGTGGGGGAGCTGGCGCCCGCGGCCGCGACCGCCTCCTTGGCCTGGTGA